GTCGAATAATTTTACTGAAAATAGTCTCTTCTGCCATGACAAATTCCTTAATAATTTAATAGTTATCTATTTATTGCCCAGCGCGTAAATGGAATAAACGGTTGAAGTTCTCAGTGGTGATTTGTGCCATTTCTTCAACACTCACCCCTTTCAATACAGCCATATACTCCACCACATCACGTACATACGCAGGTTGGTTCTCTTTGCCACGATGCGGTACTGGGGCTAAGTAAGGTGAATCTGTTTCCACTAAAATTCTATCTAATGGCACAACTCGCGCAGCTTCTCGGATCTGTTCAGCATTACGGAACGTGACAATACCGGAAAAAGAGATGTACATCCCTAAATCCAGTAAATCGATAGCCGTTTGTTGGTCTTCCGTAAAGCAGTGCAACACACCGCCACACTCGTCAACTTTCTCTTCCCGTAAAATAGACAGTGTATCTTCTCGCGCGGAACGAGTATGCACAATCACGGGCTTATTCACTTGACGACCAATGCGAATATGCTGACGAAATGACTCTTGCTGCAGTGCCGCATTCTCTTGCTGATAATAGTAATCTAAGCCCGTTTCACCAAGCGCGACCACTTCACTACCCGCTGCTAATTGCGCCAATTTTTCAAAATCATAACCTTCATCCAAGTTTAATGGATGAATACCACAAGAAAACGCAACATTGTCGCGCTTTCCAATTAACTGTTTCATGCTTTCAAAACCTGGCAAGGTGGTTGCCACGGCCAACATAAAGCCGACATCTCGTGCAGATGCCTTTGCGATAACATCATCGACGTTAGTGTGTAATTTTTCATAATCTAAACAGTCGAGATGGCAGTGTGAATCAACAACAAACATAGTCTACTCTTTTTATCTTGAAGGCGAAGCGAATAACGCTTCCCAGTGTAATAACTGATTGGTCAGGAGTAACTCCTGATTTAGCGCAGGTACGGTTAGTAATTGGTAACGACACGCTTGCCACTGGCTATACACATCCAATAGCTGCGAACTGCTCATGGATGTTGCCAACAAAGTGACGCATGCCATTTTATCTTGGTTGACAACATACTGCCCTGCTTTTTGCTGCAATTTTATGCCATCGGCAATTAACCCGAGTAGCCAATTAATGCATTCAGGTCCATTATCAGTATTTAATGCTGGCAGAAGTTTTAAAAAATCTTTCTGACGTAAGCTCTGCTCTAACTCGTTGCATAATCGCTGACGTCGTTGCCACTGCTCAGGCTCAAGCAACTGCAATGCGGCAACAGGTGCGCCTTGGCACAATGTTAACGCAGTAACAGCATCCTCTACGGATAAACCCGCCTGCTGTTTTTGCAGCCAATATAACGCAACTTGCTGATCAGGCGCAGGTAGAAAGTGAGTTAAACAACGACTTCTTAATGTGGCCAGCAAGCTATCTAATTTTTCACAACCTAATAAAAAGTAGGTTTGCCCTGTGGGTTCTTCTAAGGTTTTGAGCAACGCGTTAGCCGCGGCATCCGTCAGTGCCTGTGCATCGGGAATGGAAACAATTTTTGCACCACTTTGTTGCGCATGACCACTTAATGTTTCAGTTAGCTTACGAACCGAATCAACACTGATGGTCGTTTTCCCTTTTTCAGGCTCTAGAACATGATAATCAGGATGTGTGCCAGCCAACATTAAACGGCAACTATGGCATTCTCCACAGCTTTTTAAACCATCTTTATTTTGGCAAATCAACCAACGGCTCACGCCATAGCTTAATGCTTCAGCCCCATTGCCCGCTATTGAATGAATCAACAATGCGTGGTGACCACGCCCTGCTTGATAAGCGCTTATTAATTGACGATAAGTTTCATTAAGCCATGGATACCAATTCATCATTCGAGCCTTATTTTGCCAGCCATGTCAGTAAGGTACTGCGAATATCGGCTTGCACTTGTTCAATGTTTTGGCTCGCATCGATGGTTAAAATAGTATCATCTGCCGCAGCCAGTTCTAAATAGCGCGCTCGAGTACGTTCAAAGAAAGCCAGCGATTCTTTCTCAATACGGTCTAATTCACCGCGAGAACGTGCGCGTTGTAAACCCAGTTCTGGCGGTAAATCTAAATAAAGAGTCAGAGCCGGTTTAAACTCACCAAGAACTAAGTCTCGTAATGACGCCATTAAGTGGCGATCGATTTCACGGCCACCGCCTTGGTATGCTTGGGAGGATAAATCGTGTCTATCACCAATGACCCATTTTCCTGCTGCAAGTGCGGGCTTGATGACCGTATCAACTAACTGAACACGCGCCGCATACAACATTAATAGCTCTGCTTTGTCGGTGACTCTATCACCTTCAATGCCTTGTTTTATCAATTCACGCAGTTGTTCAGCCAGTGGTGTACCACCCGGTTCACGGGTAAACACCATATCGTGAATGCCCGCTTGGTTTAATGTGTCAACAACGGTGTTGATTGCCGTCGTTTTACCCGCACCTTCTAATCCTTCAATAACAATAAATTGGTTTTTCATTTCGTTTATCAATTCTTTTGCTCAATTTGTCGGTAAACCTTAACAGCGCGGTTATGGTCATTAAGATTGCGACTAAAAGTATGTCCGCCTGTACCATCGGCGACAAAGTATAAATAATCTGTTTTTGCTGGGTGAGCCGCCGCTTTTATCGAGGCAAGACTCGGCATAGCAATTGGCGTTGGTGGTAAACCATCGATTTTATACGTGTTATACGCGGTGTAGTTATCTAAGTCACTGCGATAAATTTTACCACGATAATTTTCCCCTAACCCGTAGATAACTGTAGGATCTGTTTGTAAGCGCATGTTTTTCTTCAAGCGATTCACAAACACCGAAGCAACCTGAGCGCGTTCGTTATCCACGCCAGTCTCTTTTTCGACAATCGATGCCATGATCAACATTTCATAGGCATTCTTATAGGGTAGATCTTTATCGCGACCTTTCCACTCTTCTTCCACAGCGGCTTGCATGCGTTTATAAGCACGCTTGAGTATCTCAACGTCACTGGTACCCGCTGTGTATAAATAGGTATCAGGGTATAACCAACCTTCGAGATTATCACCCTCTTTAAAATCCAGCATGGCATAAAGCTCAGTTGGCGTTGCATCTTGAGTTTTATGTTGCATATAGGGCGCATCACGCAAAATATTGCTCCAATCAGCCAATTTGTTACCTTCAATAAAGCGAATACTAAATTGCGCTTCTTTACCACTGGTGATCAGCGCTAATAATTGATCCACAGTCATATTTGGCTGTAAGCGATAAGTGCCTGCTTTGAACTGAGCTAATTCGGGGCGCGCTTTTAGAAGAAGCTGGAAATTATGCCCTTCTTCGATAAATTTTTCTTTGATAAGCAACCCTTCTAAGGCCACTCGCCCTGTCCCTGCTGGCACAGTAAAGATAGTTTCTTGGACAATGTTGATAGGCTTCTTCGCATAATCAAGAACTTGACGATATTGTAGATACGCTACAATCGCGCCAATAACCACAAGGACAAAGACAATCAGTGTTATTTTTTTCGCTAATTTCATTATGGGTCACTTAAATGCATTGTTTGTCGATGAATGATAAGAATTAAATCGTTATCGGGTTTAAATTTGTCGCTGTAATAGTAAATACTCAAACAGTTCTCTTGATTGATAACTGATTGTTTTATCTTCTGAAAACCGAATGCTTTTCACTGGTAAAACAGGCATTAATGCATTGCAAATAATGACTTCATCACATTGAGTCAAAATGGCGGGAAAGCGCTCAACTTCTGCCAGATGGTACTGGCTATTATTGAGCTGTGCTATGATCTTTTGTCTCATTAACCCATTGACACCAGAGTGACTAAGAATGGGTGTGTAAACATCACGCCCTATACGCCAAAAAATATTGGCGCTACAGCATTCAACGATGGCACCATTCGTATCTAACACCACGGCCTCATCCAGTTGAGCATCGTCAATCTCTTGGCGGATCAACACTTGCTCTAATCGATTTAAGTGCTTCATACCTGCTAAGAGTGGATTGCGGCTTAATGGAGTTTGGCTGAGCAACAATGATACCCCTTGGCACTGCAATGCTACGTAATGCTTTGGGAAAGGAGAAGCCATCACAATGATTGTCGGATATTCAAATCCTTGCGAGCTATAACCTCGACCGCCCTTACCACGACTTAACACAACCTTCAGCACAAACTCTTCATCAGTTTGTTGTTCACAAACCTTTTCAATATGTCGCGTCAGTTGTGACCAATCTATCGCAGGTAATTTGAGGCGAGCAGAATCTTGCTGTAAGCGTAAAATATGCTTATCTAACATCTTCGCCTGCTGATTTACGCCATGAATAGTCGTAAAGCACCCATCACCAAAGGCGATAGCGCGATCAGTAATATCAATTTGTTGACAAGAAACCCCGTTAACCCAATAAGTCATGACCATTTCTTATAATAAAAGCTGATAAATCAGGCAGTAACATAGTGTGTAATATCATAAACTAAAGCAAAGAGTACTGCAAAAAGAAGGCAAAAATAAAGCCCCAGTATCAAAGACACTGGAGCTTAGAAATGCACAGTATTATTGATTATTCAGCGTTATAGCGACGGAAAATCAATGAGCCGTTAGTACCACCGAAGCCGAATGAGTTACACAGAGCATACTCCATGTTTTCAACTTTACGCGCTTCACCCGGAACAAAATCAAGCTTACAACCTTCATCTGGGTTATCTAAGTTGATTGTTGGTGGAACGATTTGGTCGCATAGAGACAGAATCGTAAAGATAGATTCAACTGCACCCGCAGCACCTAATAGGTGACCAGTCATAGATTTTGTTGAACTAACTAACACATTTGTATCTTCGCCAAATACAGAGATAACCGCTTGTGCTTCCGCTAAGTCACCTGCTGGTGTTGATGTACCGTGAGCATTGATATAGCCAATATCACTTGGCTTAATACCTGCATCATTTAGCGCATTTTTCATCGCTAATGCAGCGCCTTCACCATTTTCTGGTGGTGACGTCATATGGTAAGCATCACTGCTCATACCAAAGCCTGCGATTTCTGCGTAAATTTTCGCGCCGCGTGCTTTAGCGTGTTCGTATTCTTCGAGAATAATGATACCTGCACC
The Providencia alcalifaciens DNA segment above includes these coding regions:
- a CDS encoding metal-dependent hydrolase — protein: MFVVDSHCHLDCLDYEKLHTNVDDVIAKASARDVGFMLAVATTLPGFESMKQLIGKRDNVAFSCGIHPLNLDEGYDFEKLAQLAAGSEVVALGETGLDYYYQQENAALQQESFRQHIRIGRQVNKPVIVHTRSAREDTLSILREEKVDECGGVLHCFTEDQQTAIDLLDLGMYISFSGIVTFRNAEQIREAARVVPLDRILVETDSPYLAPVPHRGKENQPAYVRDVVEYMAVLKGVSVEEMAQITTENFNRLFHLRAGQ
- the holB gene encoding DNA polymerase III subunit delta' — translated: MNWYPWLNETYRQLISAYQAGRGHHALLIHSIAGNGAEALSYGVSRWLICQNKDGLKSCGECHSCRLMLAGTHPDYHVLEPEKGKTTISVDSVRKLTETLSGHAQQSGAKIVSIPDAQALTDAAANALLKTLEEPTGQTYFLLGCEKLDSLLATLRSRCLTHFLPAPDQQVALYWLQKQQAGLSVEDAVTALTLCQGAPVAALQLLEPEQWQRRQRLCNELEQSLRQKDFLKLLPALNTDNGPECINWLLGLIADGIKLQQKAGQYVVNQDKMACVTLLATSMSSSQLLDVYSQWQACRYQLLTVPALNQELLLTNQLLHWEALFASPSR
- the tmk gene encoding dTMP kinase, with the protein product MKNQFIVIEGLEGAGKTTAINTVVDTLNQAGIHDMVFTREPGGTPLAEQLRELIKQGIEGDRVTDKAELLMLYAARVQLVDTVIKPALAAGKWVIGDRHDLSSQAYQGGGREIDRHLMASLRDLVLGEFKPALTLYLDLPPELGLQRARSRGELDRIEKESLAFFERTRARYLELAAADDTILTIDASQNIEQVQADIRSTLLTWLAK
- the mltG gene encoding endolytic transglycosylase MltG: MKLAKKITLIVFVLVVIGAIVAYLQYRQVLDYAKKPINIVQETIFTVPAGTGRVALEGLLIKEKFIEEGHNFQLLLKARPELAQFKAGTYRLQPNMTVDQLLALITSGKEAQFSIRFIEGNKLADWSNILRDAPYMQHKTQDATPTELYAMLDFKEGDNLEGWLYPDTYLYTAGTSDVEILKRAYKRMQAAVEEEWKGRDKDLPYKNAYEMLIMASIVEKETGVDNERAQVASVFVNRLKKNMRLQTDPTVIYGLGENYRGKIYRSDLDNYTAYNTYKIDGLPPTPIAMPSLASIKAAAHPAKTDYLYFVADGTGGHTFSRNLNDHNRAVKVYRQIEQKN
- the pabC gene encoding aminodeoxychorismate lyase, coding for MTYWVNGVSCQQIDITDRAIAFGDGCFTTIHGVNQQAKMLDKHILRLQQDSARLKLPAIDWSQLTRHIEKVCEQQTDEEFVLKVVLSRGKGGRGYSSQGFEYPTIIVMASPFPKHYVALQCQGVSLLLSQTPLSRNPLLAGMKHLNRLEQVLIRQEIDDAQLDEAVVLDTNGAIVECCSANIFWRIGRDVYTPILSHSGVNGLMRQKIIAQLNNSQYHLAEVERFPAILTQCDEVIICNALMPVLPVKSIRFSEDKTISYQSRELFEYLLLQRQI